One Glycocaulis abyssi DNA window includes the following coding sequences:
- the ahcY gene encoding adenosylhomocysteinase, which produces MTLLFNTPDGKDHLVKDLSLARWGRIELDMAEIEMPGLMALREEFGKSKPLKGARIAGSLHMTVQTAVLIETLTALGAEVRWASCNIFSTQDHAAAAIAETGVPVFAVKGESLQEYWDYADAIFHWPDGETANMILDDGGDATMYLQLGEKAEKDPSILGEPKSEEERWLFDAIRRRIKASPGWFAKAKASIKGVSEETTTGVMRLYQMAKRGELAFPAINVNDSVTKSKFDNRYGCRESLVDAIRRGTDVMMAGKTAVVCGYGDVGKGSAESLSQAGCRVSVTEIDPICALQAAMDGYGVVRLEDVIGEVDVIVTATGNKDVITVDHMRAMKNMAIVCNIGHFDNEIQVEALRNFQWTNVKPQVDLIEFPEGHKIILLSEGRLVNLGNANGHPSFVMSASFTNQVLAQIELWTRGDQYKNDVYILPKHLDEKVAALHLDKLGAKLTTLSPEQADYIGVEQKGPFKAEHYRY; this is translated from the coding sequence ATGACCCTGCTGTTCAACACGCCCGACGGCAAAGACCATCTCGTCAAGGACCTCTCGCTGGCCCGCTGGGGCCGGATCGAGCTGGACATGGCCGAGATCGAAATGCCGGGCCTGATGGCGCTGCGCGAGGAGTTCGGCAAGTCCAAGCCCCTGAAAGGCGCCCGCATCGCGGGCTCGCTGCACATGACCGTGCAGACCGCCGTACTGATCGAGACGCTGACCGCCCTTGGCGCCGAAGTGCGCTGGGCCTCGTGCAACATCTTCTCCACCCAGGACCATGCCGCTGCCGCCATTGCCGAGACCGGCGTGCCGGTCTTCGCCGTCAAGGGCGAGTCCTTGCAGGAATACTGGGATTATGCCGACGCCATCTTCCACTGGCCGGACGGCGAGACCGCCAACATGATCCTGGATGATGGCGGCGATGCCACCATGTATCTCCAGCTGGGCGAAAAAGCCGAAAAAGACCCCTCCATCCTCGGCGAGCCGAAATCGGAAGAGGAGCGCTGGCTGTTTGACGCCATCCGCCGCCGCATCAAGGCGAGCCCCGGCTGGTTTGCCAAGGCGAAAGCCAGCATCAAGGGCGTATCCGAAGAGACCACCACCGGCGTCATGCGCCTCTACCAGATGGCCAAGCGCGGCGAGCTCGCCTTCCCGGCCATCAACGTCAATGACTCTGTCACCAAGTCGAAATTCGACAACCGCTATGGCTGCCGCGAAAGCCTGGTCGATGCCATCCGGCGCGGCACCGACGTGATGATGGCCGGCAAGACGGCTGTGGTGTGCGGCTATGGCGATGTCGGCAAGGGCTCGGCCGAATCCCTGTCACAGGCCGGTTGCCGGGTTTCCGTGACCGAGATCGACCCGATCTGCGCCCTGCAGGCCGCGATGGACGGCTATGGCGTTGTCCGCCTTGAGGACGTGATCGGCGAAGTGGACGTCATCGTCACCGCCACCGGCAACAAGGACGTCATCACCGTCGACCATATGCGTGCCATGAAGAACATGGCGATTGTCTGCAATATCGGCCATTTCGATAACGAGATTCAGGTCGAGGCGCTGCGCAATTTCCAGTGGACCAATGTGAAACCGCAGGTCGATCTGATCGAGTTCCCTGAAGGTCACAAGATCATCCTCCTGTCCGAAGGCCGACTGGTGAATCTGGGCAATGCCAATGGCCATCCGAGCTTCGTGATGAGCGCCAGCTTCACCAATCAGGTCCTGGCCCAGATCGAGCTGTGGACCCGGGGCGATCAGTACAAGAACGATGTCTACATCCTGCCCAAGCATCTCGACGAGAAAGTCGCGGCGCTGCATCTCGACAAGCTGGGCGCGAAACTGACCACGCTGTCACCTGAACAGGCCGACTATATCGGCGTGGAGCAGAAAGGCCCGTTCAAGGCCGAGCACTACCGCTACTAG
- a CDS encoding arsenate reductase ArsC encodes MIRILVLCTGNSARSILGEALFNALGEGKITAISAGSQPKGEPHPVALETLKAHGLPTEGYSSKSWDVFAGTQAPEIHGVITVCDSAASETCPIWPGAPVQVHWGLPDPAYVTPDAACREAFEQTYQALKTRVEAVLAFDGDLSDPASLNAALKAAHEGVSLPGFQPRETH; translated from the coding sequence ATGATCCGCATTCTTGTCCTGTGTACCGGAAACTCCGCCCGCTCCATCCTGGGAGAGGCCCTGTTTAACGCACTGGGTGAAGGAAAAATCACCGCCATCTCTGCCGGGTCACAGCCCAAGGGCGAACCACACCCGGTGGCGCTGGAGACGTTAAAGGCGCATGGCCTTCCAACTGAGGGCTATAGTTCAAAGAGCTGGGACGTGTTCGCCGGAACGCAAGCACCTGAAATCCACGGCGTGATCACGGTGTGTGACTCAGCGGCCAGCGAGACCTGCCCCATCTGGCCTGGCGCGCCGGTACAGGTCCATTGGGGCCTGCCAGACCCTGCCTATGTGACGCCGGATGCCGCCTGCCGCGAGGCGTTCGAGCAGACCTATCAGGCCCTTAAAACCCGCGTCGAAGCGGTGCTGGCGTTTGACGGTGATCTGTCTGATCCCGCCAGTCTAAATGCCGCCCTGAAGGCCGCGCATGAAGGCGTGTCCCTGCCCGGCTTCCAGCCCCGAGAGACTCATTGA
- a CDS encoding ArsR/SmtB family transcription factor, translating into MSDRPELEESSACAQLSALAHEGRLRIFRALVAAGPKGLAAGMLAEQVGISPSNLSAHLAVLTGAGLAQVEKAGRQRIYAANLVATAELVSFLIADCCGGDPELCRDVTAKLAVSALRACN; encoded by the coding sequence ATGTCAGATCGCCCCGAACTCGAAGAATCCAGCGCCTGCGCCCAGCTTTCCGCCCTCGCCCATGAGGGCCGGCTGCGCATATTCCGCGCCCTTGTCGCTGCAGGCCCCAAAGGACTTGCAGCAGGCATGCTGGCAGAGCAGGTAGGGATCAGTCCCAGCAATCTTTCCGCCCATCTGGCCGTGCTGACGGGCGCGGGTCTCGCGCAGGTGGAGAAAGCCGGGCGTCAGCGCATTTATGCCGCCAATCTGGTGGCGACAGCAGAGCTCGTGAGCTTTCTCATCGCCGATTGCTGCGGCGGGGATCCCGAGCTGTGCCGGGATGTGACGGCCAAGCTGGCGGTATCCGCGCTGAGGGCTTGCAACTAG
- a CDS encoding 1-acyl-sn-glycerol-3-phosphate acyltransferase, which translates to MSPYPADLYPIPPAPPQSAKELVDQLIDERAPRLRRHPWLWNIVRPTAGALMGYRDAIRMVDTVRPMRAREAFDWAADYLDLTVNTHGLDAIPDTGPVVIIGNHPGGIADGIALWQAIREKRPDLCFLANRDALRVCPGLEDMLIPVEWRKNARSRANARDTLRGSMEALNHGRCLAIFPSGRMARWRWKRWGLVEEPWAPTAISLARRFNTPVVTLGVRQSMPLAFYALDQIHEELRDITLFHGLMRQRGKTYRLRFSDPLPAREIPGSEAEATASILQQAEALAWGR; encoded by the coding sequence ATGAGCCCTTATCCCGCCGACCTTTATCCCATTCCCCCTGCGCCGCCCCAGTCGGCGAAGGAACTTGTCGATCAGCTGATCGATGAGCGCGCGCCGCGCCTGCGCCGCCATCCCTGGCTCTGGAATATCGTCCGGCCCACCGCAGGCGCGCTGATGGGCTATCGCGACGCGATCCGTATGGTCGATACGGTGAGGCCGATGCGGGCGCGTGAGGCGTTCGACTGGGCGGCGGACTATCTGGACCTGACGGTGAACACGCACGGGCTTGATGCCATTCCTGATACTGGCCCGGTGGTGATTATCGGCAATCATCCCGGCGGCATCGCCGACGGTATCGCGCTGTGGCAGGCGATCCGGGAGAAGCGCCCTGATCTTTGCTTTCTGGCCAACCGGGATGCGCTGCGGGTCTGCCCCGGCCTTGAAGACATGCTGATCCCGGTGGAATGGCGCAAGAATGCGCGCAGCCGGGCCAATGCCCGCGATACGCTGCGTGGCTCCATGGAGGCGCTCAATCATGGCCGCTGCCTTGCCATCTTCCCGTCAGGGCGCATGGCGCGCTGGCGCTGGAAACGCTGGGGGCTGGTGGAGGAGCCGTGGGCGCCGACGGCGATCTCGCTCGCCCGGCGCTTCAATACGCCGGTGGTGACGCTGGGCGTACGCCAGTCCATGCCGCTTGCCTTCTATGCGCTGGACCAGATCCATGAGGAGCTGCGCGATATCACGCTCTTTCACGGGCTGATGCGCCAGCGCGGCAAGACCTATCGTTTGCGTTTTTCCGATCCTCTCCCCGCCCGCGAGATACCGGGCAGCGAGGCCGAAGCCACCGCCTCAATCCTCCAACAGGCCGAGGCGCTGGCCTGGGGCCGGTAG